The Halomonas sp. KG2 genome contains a region encoding:
- a CDS encoding AmiS/UreI family transporter produces MILGLTLLYVGAVLFVNGIWLLGKIGDKEVSVINIMVGVLSFMIAVYLIFREPDNSAAISAGAFTLLFSFTYLWVGANQFLKADGIGLGWFCFFVSITAAFVGASSITDIGLNFELWNTLSWFAWSALWFSFFCLLALAKKIQRSVAIYTLFCAVFTGWVPGIMILLGIVNA; encoded by the coding sequence ATGATTTTAGGGCTTACCTTGCTATATGTCGGAGCAGTTCTTTTTGTGAACGGAATATGGCTGCTAGGCAAAATTGGTGACAAAGAGGTATCTGTCATCAACATAATGGTTGGTGTGTTGAGCTTCATGATTGCTGTCTATTTGATTTTTCGAGAGCCGGATAATTCTGCTGCTATTAGCGCTGGGGCATTTACCTTGCTATTTTCTTTTACTTATCTTTGGGTTGGGGCTAACCAGTTTTTAAAGGCGGATGGAATCGGACTTGGATGGTTCTGCTTCTTTGTTAGTATTACAGCAGCGTTTGTTGGAGCGAGCTCTATCACCGATATAGGACTCAACTTCGAGCTGTGGAATACGCTTAGCTGGTTTGCATGGTCTGCTTTGTGGTTCAGTTTTTTTTGCCTGTTAGCGTTGGCAAAAAAAATACAGCGCTCAGTGGCGATTTACACACTCTTCTGTGCGGTTTTTACGGGGTGGGTTCCTGGCATTATGATATTGCTAGGCATCGTCAATGCATAG
- a CDS encoding H-NS histone family protein: MASVLSDYIKKEQMLKQLQEELQALESNSELKKELEFKEKLQTLMTEHGKLARDVCEMLDPSYLSSSVKVTKTSSTDGRKKRPLKVFKNPHTGEVVETRGGNHNVIKEWKAKFGNEEVVSWIVEERA, translated from the coding sequence ATGGCATCAGTACTGAGCGACTACATCAAGAAAGAACAGATGTTAAAGCAGTTGCAGGAAGAGCTGCAAGCGCTTGAAAGTAATAGCGAGCTGAAGAAAGAGCTGGAGTTTAAGGAAAAATTACAGACGCTAATGACAGAGCATGGCAAGCTAGCCCGCGATGTATGCGAAATGCTTGACCCATCATATCTGTCTTCATCAGTTAAAGTCACCAAGACCAGTAGTACCGATGGTCGCAAGAAGCGTCCTTTAAAGGTGTTTAAGAATCCTCACACAGGGGAAGTCGTTGAAACGCGTGGTGGCAACCACAACGTCATTAAAGAGTGGAAAGCTAAATTTGGCAACGAAGAAGTGGTTAGCTGGATCGTAGAAGAGCGCGCTTAA